Proteins encoded in a region of the Massilia sp. UMI-21 genome:
- the dinB gene encoding DNA polymerase IV, which translates to MLRKIIHCDCDCFYASVEMRDDPSLRGRPLAVGGRPDQRGVIATCNYEARRYGIHSAMATAQAMKLCPQLLVIPPAMEKYRIASRQIMDIYRDYTELVEPLSLDEAYLDVTASPHCKGSATLIAQEIRRRIVETVGITASAGVAPSKFVAKIASDWNKPDGLFLVRPEEVDAFVAALPVKKLYGVGKVTAEKMHRLGLQTCADMRGWSVERLTEHFGSFGVRLYDLCRGIDHREVNTSRERKSVSTEETYTPDVPDLDACLRLLPDLVEHLLGRIKRNGAEKFINKLFVKIKFSDFQQTTVECVGYAPHIPTYARLMETGWARHSRPVRLLGVGVRLSDTETVEQLRLFDDAPPGAIVEAVGDSSTE; encoded by the coding sequence CTGCTCCGTAAAATCATCCACTGCGACTGCGATTGCTTCTATGCATCGGTCGAGATGCGCGACGACCCGTCGCTGCGCGGGCGTCCGCTCGCGGTCGGCGGCCGTCCCGACCAGCGCGGCGTGATCGCCACCTGCAACTACGAGGCGCGCCGCTACGGCATCCATTCGGCCATGGCCACCGCCCAGGCCATGAAGCTGTGCCCGCAGCTGCTGGTGATCCCGCCGGCGATGGAAAAGTATCGCATCGCCTCGCGCCAGATCATGGACATCTACCGCGACTACACCGAGCTGGTGGAGCCGCTCTCGCTCGACGAGGCCTACCTCGACGTCACCGCCTCGCCCCACTGCAAGGGCAGCGCGACCCTGATCGCACAGGAGATCCGGCGCCGCATTGTCGAGACCGTCGGCATCACCGCATCGGCCGGGGTGGCGCCAAGCAAGTTCGTGGCCAAGATCGCCAGCGACTGGAACAAGCCGGACGGGCTGTTCCTGGTGCGGCCGGAAGAGGTCGATGCCTTCGTGGCCGCGCTGCCGGTCAAGAAGCTGTATGGCGTGGGCAAGGTCACCGCCGAGAAGATGCACCGCCTCGGCTTGCAGACCTGCGCCGACATGCGCGGCTGGAGCGTCGAGCGGCTGACCGAACACTTCGGTAGTTTCGGCGTCCGGCTGTACGACCTGTGCCGCGGCATCGATCATCGTGAAGTGAACACCTCGCGCGAGCGCAAGTCGGTCAGCACCGAAGAGACCTATACGCCGGACGTGCCCGACCTGGATGCCTGCCTGCGGCTGCTGCCGGATCTGGTGGAGCACCTGCTGGGCCGGATCAAGCGCAATGGTGCTGAAAAATTCATCAACAAGCTGTTCGTAAAAATCAAGTTTTCGGACTTCCAGCAGACCACGGTCGAGTGTGTTGGCTATGCGCCACATATCCCGACCTATGCCCGCCTGATGGAAACCGGTTGGGCCCGCCACAGCCGCCCGGTACGGCTGCTGGGCGTGGGCGTGCGCCTGAGCGACACCGAAACGGTCGAGCAGTTGCGCCTGTTCGACGATGCCCCGCCGGGCGCGATCGTCGAGGCTGTTGGTGACTCGTCAACTGAATAA
- a CDS encoding S8 family serine peptidase, translating to MKQSHSIHPAMLKMCAAISLAFVAATVGAAEQKFIVETDRIIVKYKDAAPAAKGLARAAAMTADRKAKLERAGQEFGMTVRESHAISTGAHVFQLNGRKHLDEVRKLAAEMMARDPSIEYAEPDRIMTHMATANDPYYAQQWHYTDTTGGLRLPTAWDKSTGTGVVVAVIDTGYRPHADLSGQILQGYDFISTASIGNDGNGRDSDASDPGDWVAAGECGAGSPASGSSWHGTHVAGTVAAKTNNSLGVAGVAYNAKIVPARVLGKCGGYTSDIADAITWTSGGTVSGVPANANKAKVLNMSLGGTGACDATTQTAINGARSRGAVVVVAAGNDNMNVSNASPANCSGVIAVAATGKTGGRASYSNYGTLVDVAAPGGDGSYSVISTLNSGTSSPGSDNYAGYQGTSMATPHVAGVAALMFAAKSTLTVDQVESMLKSTARAFPATCSGCGTGIVDATAAVNAAIGGTSTPTGPTIAETESNNTTGTADLVTTTDTTVNGNLGSSTDTDYFRVDLPAGKTLNSVMTPNSSSDYDLYVYNSSGTLLAKSENGTGSADSVSVTNTGTSTFARYVRVVYYSGGTGSTNGKYTLKLSW from the coding sequence ATGAAGCAATCGCATTCGATTCATCCTGCAATGTTGAAGATGTGTGCTGCAATCTCGCTCGCCTTCGTGGCGGCGACGGTCGGTGCGGCCGAGCAGAAGTTCATTGTTGAAACTGACCGTATCATCGTGAAATACAAGGACGCGGCGCCGGCTGCCAAGGGCCTGGCCCGTGCCGCTGCCATGACCGCCGACCGCAAGGCCAAGCTGGAGCGCGCAGGCCAGGAATTCGGCATGACCGTCCGCGAAAGCCATGCGATCTCGACCGGCGCCCATGTGTTCCAACTGAACGGCCGCAAGCACCTCGACGAGGTGCGCAAGCTGGCCGCCGAAATGATGGCGCGCGACCCGAGCATCGAATACGCCGAGCCGGACCGCATCATGACCCACATGGCGACCGCGAACGATCCTTACTACGCCCAGCAGTGGCACTACACCGACACCACCGGCGGCCTGCGCCTGCCGACCGCCTGGGACAAGTCGACCGGCACCGGCGTGGTGGTGGCCGTGATCGATACCGGTTACCGTCCACATGCCGACCTGAGCGGCCAGATCCTGCAGGGTTACGACTTCATCAGCACCGCCTCCATCGGCAACGATGGCAACGGCCGCGACAGCGACGCGAGCGATCCGGGCGACTGGGTGGCCGCAGGCGAGTGCGGCGCCGGTTCGCCGGCCTCGGGCTCGAGCTGGCACGGTACCCACGTGGCCGGCACGGTTGCCGCCAAGACCAACAACAGCCTGGGTGTGGCCGGCGTGGCATACAACGCCAAGATCGTCCCGGCCCGCGTGCTGGGCAAGTGCGGCGGCTACACCTCGGACATCGCCGACGCCATCACCTGGACCTCGGGCGGCACCGTGAGCGGTGTGCCGGCCAATGCCAACAAGGCCAAGGTGCTGAACATGTCGCTGGGCGGCACCGGCGCCTGCGACGCCACCACCCAGACCGCCATCAACGGCGCCCGCTCGCGCGGCGCGGTGGTGGTGGTGGCGGCCGGTAACGACAACATGAACGTCAGCAATGCCAGCCCGGCGAACTGCTCGGGCGTCATCGCCGTGGCGGCAACCGGCAAGACCGGCGGCCGTGCCTCGTACTCGAACTACGGCACCCTGGTCGACGTGGCGGCGCCGGGCGGCGACGGCAGCTACAGCGTGATCTCGACCCTGAACTCGGGCACCAGCTCGCCGGGTTCCGACAACTACGCGGGCTACCAGGGCACCTCGATGGCCACCCCGCACGTGGCCGGCGTGGCTGCGCTGATGTTCGCGGCCAAGTCGACCCTGACCGTGGACCAGGTGGAAAGCATGCTGAAGTCGACCGCGCGCGCCTTCCCGGCGACGTGCTCGGGCTGCGGCACCGGTATCGTGGACGCGACTGCCGCGGTGAATGCGGCGATCGGCGGCACCAGCACCCCGACCGGCCCGACCATCGCCGAGACCGAGTCGAACAACACCACCGGCACCGCCGACCTGGTGACGACGACCGACACCACCGTGAACGGCAACCTGGGCAGCTCGACCGACACCGACTACTTCCGTGTCGATCTGCCGGCCGGCAAGACCCTGAACTCGGTCATGACCCCGAACAGCAGCTCGGACTACGACCTGTACGTGTACAACAGCTCGGGTACCCTGCTGGCCAAGAGCGAGAACGGCACCGGCTCGGCGGACAGCGTGTCCGTCACCAACACCGGTACCTCGACCTTCGCCCGCTATGTGCGCGTGGTGTACTACAGCGGCGGCACCGGCTCGACCAACGGCAAGTACACCCTGAAGCTCAGCTGGTAA
- a CDS encoding recombination-associated protein RdgC has product MWFKNLQIYRLPAPWAFNPEQMEEALQSQAFSPASSNELLRQGWDSPRGNGKLVHVVNKQMLMMLGTEKKLLPSSVINQVAKAKAAEMEEQQGFPPGKKAMKELKERVADELLPRAFSIRSNVWVWIDPVNGWLVVDAASPSKADDVIKLLLKAVDRMPLESLRVQRSPVAVMTGWLESDEAPYGFTIDQDTELRATGESRAAVRYVKHTLEPDDIRRHIAAGKQCTRLAMTWNDRISFVLTESLAIKGVKPLDVIKEGEAVTYSDDERFDNDIVLMTGEMAKLLADVVEALGGEAKA; this is encoded by the coding sequence ATGTGGTTCAAGAATCTCCAGATTTATCGCCTGCCCGCTCCCTGGGCATTCAACCCGGAACAGATGGAAGAAGCACTGCAGTCGCAGGCCTTCTCGCCCGCGAGCAGCAATGAGCTGCTGCGCCAGGGCTGGGATTCGCCACGCGGCAACGGCAAACTGGTACACGTCGTCAACAAGCAGATGCTGATGATGCTGGGCACCGAGAAGAAATTGCTGCCGAGCTCGGTCATCAACCAGGTCGCCAAGGCCAAGGCCGCCGAGATGGAAGAGCAGCAGGGCTTCCCGCCGGGCAAGAAGGCGATGAAGGAACTGAAAGAGCGCGTGGCCGACGAACTGTTGCCGCGCGCCTTCTCGATCCGCAGCAACGTCTGGGTCTGGATCGACCCGGTCAACGGCTGGCTGGTGGTCGATGCCGCCAGCCCGTCGAAGGCGGACGACGTCATCAAGCTGCTGCTCAAGGCGGTGGACCGCATGCCGCTCGAATCGCTGCGCGTGCAGCGTTCGCCGGTGGCCGTGATGACCGGCTGGCTGGAATCGGACGAAGCGCCTTACGGCTTCACGATCGACCAGGACACCGAACTGCGTGCCACCGGCGAAAGCCGTGCGGCCGTGCGCTACGTGAAGCACACCCTGGAGCCGGACGACATCCGCCGCCACATCGCCGCCGGCAAGCAGTGCACCCGCCTGGCCATGACCTGGAACGACCGCATCAGCTTCGTGCTGACCGAGTCGCTCGCGATCAAGGGCGTCAAGCCGCTGGACGTGATCAAGGAAGGCGAAGCAGTCACCTACAGCGACGACGAGCGCTTCGACAACGACATCGTGCTGATGACGGGCGAGATGGCCAAGCTGCTGGCGGATGTGGTCGAGGCGCTGGGCGGGGAAGCCAAGGCGTAA
- a CDS encoding TonB-dependent receptor, which produces MMKMSKMHKRVVCTQVLGSLSGALALTAAMPVQAQTAAANAAPELQTVTVTAQRRTENIREVPVSVTALKGDKLDVLVSGGEDIRLLAGKVPSLNVESSNGRTFPRFYIRGYGNTDFNTFASQPVSLVYDDVVQENPILKGFPIFDLASVEVLRGPQGTLFGRNTPAGVVKFESEKPKLGKFEGYYNVSAATHYTMNGEGAVNVPLADKWAMRVSAVGQHRDDYIDNFADVAMSQKRNELDGYNEHAERVQFLYQPDGGFNALLNLHQRNTNGSARLFRANLIQKGTNKIVPGYDLDKIVTNADNFQRLKTNGANLRLSWDLGSMRLFSITGYEHVSDYFSRGDIDGGTPGGPGFIPFQVETGGYISDLDQYTQEFRLESQNAGPFNWQTGLYFFDEDAVGGSDNFNSTSGARSSRLVSNQKNEAWAAFASVNYTLSPDWTVRGGVRYTYDEKNFRTLVNENVTQIGPRSVSTDQDKFNWDLSATYKLSPTVNLYGRVATGFRAPSIAAASAAVPITVADSETITSYELGLKADLFERRARTSFSVYDYTVKDQQLTVVGGNSNVNRLINADRTKGKGAEFDFEAAVTTALRVSAGASYNYTQIRDASLSVNKCAQCTVTDPLNAAGRVVIDGNPLPQAPRWSVNATARYGVPVADGELYFFTDWSYRSKINFFLYEATEFVGAPLTEGGVRLGYIFGGGKYEVAAFGRNVLDQRRITGAIDFNNLTGFTNEPRQWGVQFKGNF; this is translated from the coding sequence ATGATGAAGATGTCCAAGATGCACAAGCGCGTCGTCTGCACGCAGGTACTCGGTTCGCTGAGTGGCGCGCTGGCGCTGACCGCCGCCATGCCGGTCCAGGCCCAGACCGCCGCTGCGAACGCAGCGCCGGAACTGCAGACCGTCACCGTGACCGCGCAGCGCCGCACCGAAAACATCCGCGAAGTACCGGTGTCCGTCACCGCGCTCAAGGGCGACAAACTGGACGTATTGGTCTCCGGCGGCGAAGACATCCGCCTGCTGGCCGGCAAGGTGCCGAGCCTGAACGTCGAATCCTCCAACGGCCGTACCTTCCCGCGCTTCTACATCCGCGGCTACGGCAACACCGATTTCAACACCTTCGCATCGCAGCCGGTGTCGCTGGTGTACGACGACGTGGTGCAGGAAAACCCGATCCTGAAGGGCTTCCCGATCTTCGACCTGGCCAGCGTCGAAGTGCTGCGCGGCCCGCAGGGCACCCTGTTCGGCCGCAACACCCCGGCCGGCGTGGTCAAGTTCGAGTCCGAGAAGCCGAAGCTGGGCAAGTTCGAGGGCTACTACAACGTGTCGGCCGCCACCCACTACACGATGAACGGCGAAGGCGCGGTCAACGTGCCGCTGGCGGACAAGTGGGCAATGCGCGTCTCGGCCGTCGGCCAGCACCGCGACGACTACATCGACAACTTCGCCGACGTGGCGATGAGCCAGAAGCGCAATGAGCTCGACGGCTACAACGAGCACGCCGAGCGCGTCCAGTTCCTGTACCAGCCGGACGGCGGCTTCAATGCCCTGCTGAACCTGCACCAGCGCAATACCAACGGCAGCGCCCGCCTGTTCCGCGCGAACCTGATCCAGAAGGGCACGAACAAGATCGTGCCGGGTTACGACCTGGACAAGATCGTCACCAATGCCGACAACTTCCAGCGCCTGAAGACCAATGGCGCCAACCTGCGCCTGTCCTGGGACCTGGGCAGCATGCGCCTGTTCTCGATCACCGGCTACGAGCACGTCAGCGACTACTTCAGCCGCGGCGACATCGACGGCGGCACCCCGGGCGGCCCGGGCTTCATTCCGTTCCAGGTCGAGACCGGCGGCTACATCAGCGACCTCGACCAGTACACCCAGGAATTCCGCCTCGAATCGCAGAACGCCGGCCCGTTCAACTGGCAGACCGGCCTGTACTTCTTCGACGAAGACGCGGTCGGCGGCAGCGACAACTTCAACAGCACCAGCGGCGCCCGCAGCTCGCGCCTGGTGAGCAACCAGAAGAACGAGGCCTGGGCCGCGTTCGCCTCGGTGAACTACACCCTGAGCCCGGACTGGACCGTCCGCGGCGGCGTGCGCTATACCTACGACGAGAAGAACTTCCGCACCCTGGTCAACGAGAACGTCACCCAGATCGGCCCGCGCTCGGTGTCGACCGACCAGGACAAGTTCAACTGGGACCTGTCGGCGACCTACAAGCTGAGCCCGACCGTGAACCTGTACGGCCGCGTCGCCACCGGCTTCCGCGCGCCGAGTATCGCAGCCGCGTCGGCCGCGGTGCCGATCACGGTCGCCGATTCGGAAACCATCACCTCGTACGAGCTGGGCCTGAAGGCCGACCTGTTCGAGCGTCGCGCGCGCACCTCGTTCTCGGTGTATGACTACACCGTCAAGGACCAGCAGTTGACCGTGGTGGGCGGCAATTCGAACGTCAACCGCCTGATCAATGCCGACCGCACCAAGGGCAAGGGCGCCGAGTTCGACTTCGAAGCGGCCGTCACCACCGCCCTGCGCGTGAGCGCCGGCGCGAGCTACAACTACACCCAGATCCGCGACGCCAGCCTATCGGTGAACAAGTGCGCTCAATGCACCGTGACCGACCCGCTGAACGCCGCCGGCCGCGTCGTCATCGACGGCAACCCGCTGCCGCAGGCGCCGCGCTGGAGCGTCAATGCCACCGCCCGCTACGGCGTGCCGGTCGCGGACGGCGAGCTGTACTTCTTCACCGACTGGTCCTACCGCAGCAAGATCAACTTCTTCCTGTACGAGGCGACCGAATTCGTCGGCGCGCCGCTGACGGAAGGCGGCGTGCGTCTGGGCTACATCTTCGGTGGCGGCAAGTATGAAGTGGCTGCCTTCGGCCGCAACGTGCTCGACCAGCGCCGCATCACCGGCGCCATCGACTTCAACAACCTGACCGGCTTTACCAACGAGCCGCGCCAGTGGGGCGTGCAGTTCAAGGGCAACTTCTAA